One part of the Clarias gariepinus isolate MV-2021 ecotype Netherlands chromosome 24, CGAR_prim_01v2, whole genome shotgun sequence genome encodes these proteins:
- the LOC128512256 gene encoding uncharacterized protein LOC128512256 — MGNYRRTLRAAGCPEVKINSLKHKHGENTNTKKVKKPRKAEVNFYPDYPAGENKRSLEEERLALLSEVQKNDNYQIIKQKMEKTFAYRRHEVIEDVPFIVDFQSRWPALFCEYEIAAEFTRINTIPLIQTFMSKLDCYTSKLTSIYRRKGGVAGRKISKLMAAIDQNDTISTRRACIVRALSVYLNEDYENLMKEYADADSENAERDMANTVIGIYIIRPEDAEVCDLPSDVGLIVEGVKVLQNLADVTKACALLLGVIYSLNLSYPPDLKYTFEFFQKVLLGLDAQKLSHKIQVLKNKLVD, encoded by the exons ATGGGGAACTATCGTCGTACTCTGCGAGCAGCAGGTTGTCCCGAAGTAAagataaattctttaaaacacaaacatggtGAAAATACAAATACCAAGAAAGTCAAAAAGCCCAGGAAGGCTGAAGTCAATTTTTATCCTGATTATCCAGCTGGAGAGAACAAACGAAGCCTAGAAGAAGAACGTTTAGCATTGCTGTCTGAGGTTCAGAAAAATGACAACTAtcaaattattaaacaaaaaatggaaaaaacatttGCTTACAGAAGACATGAAGTAATTGAAGATGTGCCCTTCATTGTTGACTTCCAAAGCAGATGGCCTGCTCTGTTTTGTGAATATGAg ATTGCTGCTGAGTTCACTCGAATCAACACCATCCCACTAATTCAAACATTTATGTCAAAACTGGATTGTTACACAAGCAAGCTGACCAGCATCTACCGAAGAAAAGGAGGAGTTGCAGGACGTAAAATTAGCAAATTAATGGCTGCCATTGACCAG AATGATACCATCTCAACTCGGAGAGCGTGCATTGTCAGAGCACTTTCTGTGTATCTAAATGAAGACTATGAAAACCTCATGAAGGAGTATGCA gACGCAGACTCTGAGAATGCAGAAAGAGACATGGCCAACACAGTCATTGGAATTTACATCATCAGACCTGAAGATGCAGAAGTCTGTGACCTACCATCAGATGTTGGACTCATTGTTGAGGGAGTGAAAGTCCTTCAAAATCTTGCCGATGTCACCAAGGCTTGTGCTCTTCTTTTGGGAGTCATATACAGCTTGAATCTCAGCTATCCACCAGACCTAAAGTACACTTTTGAGTTCTTTCAAAAAGTGTTACTAGGACTTGATGCACAGAAACTTTCACACAAAATACAGGTGCTCAAAAACAAACTTGTTGATTGA
- the LOC128511940 gene encoding uncharacterized protein LOC128511940, with translation MWNWTVQNNVIRNPTIASHCNRSKLGNESLDRLQRSSQERFTSTDEGTCYVVHHCGDHQLWCVLLSVSSLCPSSCLSYSTSLQSLLYLLLTLLISSLSTRVPSHTDTMLPALCSLFTALSCVSGVTVVTQKPPVLTLTQGQTATMDCNLGNITDQSVRWYKQVPGGVPQHVIRHHQSWSSPAYGSGFSSPKFTSTCSSASDCNVVISNVEVGDSAVYYCNIWDDSAKEHVSQ, from the exons ATGTGGAACTGGACTGTACAGAACAATGTGATCAGGAATCCGA CCATTGCTTCGCATTGCAATCGTTCCAAGCTCGGGAACGAATCCCTGGACCGATTGCAGAGGTCGTCTCAGGAACGATTCACAAGCACGGATGAGGGTACATGT tatgtAGTACACCACTGTGGAGATCATCAgctttggtgtgtgttgttgagCGTCTCCTCCCTCTGtccctcctcctgtctctcttatAGCACGTCCCTGCAGTCTCTCCTTTATCTGCTCCTCACGCTGCTCATCTCTTCACTCAGCACGAGAGTcccatcacacacagacaccatgcTGCCAGCGCTCTGCTCTCTCTTCACTGCTCTCTCAT GTGTCAGTGGTGTGACTGTGGTGACGCAGAAGCCTCCTGTTCTCACACTGACTCAAGGACAGACGGCCACCATGGACTGTAATCTGGGGAATATTACTGATCAAAGTGTACGCTGGTACAAACAAGTTCCTGGAGGAGTTCCTCAGCATGTGATAAGACACCATCAGTCCTGGAGCTCTCCTGCCTATGGATCTGGTTTTTCATCTCCTAAATTTACATCAACATGTTCATCTGCATCAGACTGTAATGTGGTAATTAGTAATGTGGAGGTTGGAGACTCAGCAGTGTATTACTGTAACATATGGGACGACTCTGCTAAAGAGCATGTATCACAGTGA